One window from the genome of Triticum aestivum cultivar Chinese Spring unplaced genomic scaffold, IWGSC CS RefSeq v2.1 scaffold28588, whole genome shotgun sequence encodes:
- the LOC123176084 gene encoding feruloyl esterase A-like, with product MEREPPTQGPPSAAATYGSPRRRAWKRCVHSGHHDSATWGHATTADFAPVPRMCHLVMANYAPPDLLAALPLLLDPSNVMRRRTYADTGGRVTPYLVYLDHAHADFVLALRGLNLGRESDYALLLDNRLGKSRFDGGYVHNGLLRAAGWVLDRECDLLRDLLDQYPAYTLTFTGHSLGAGVAAMLAMFVVLNLDKLGKVERGRTRCYAMAPARCMSLNLAVRYADVINSVVLQVTH from the coding sequence ATGGAGAGGGAGCCGCCCACGCAGGGCccccctagcgccgccgccacctaTGGCTCACCCCGCCGCAGGGCGTGGAAGCGGTGCGTCCACTCCGGCCACCACGACAGCGCCACCTGGGGCCACGCCACCACCGCCGACTTCGCGCCCGTGCCCAGGATGTGTCACCTCGTCATGGCCAACTACGCCCCGCCCGACCTCCTCGCTGCGCTGCCCCTCCTCCTCGACCCCTCAAACGTCATGCGCCGCCGCACCTATGCCGACACGGGGGGCCGGGTCACGCCCTACCTCGTCTACCTCGACCACGCGCACGCCGACTTCGTGCTCGCACTGCGCGGCCTCAACCTCGGTCGCGAGTCCGACTACGCGCTGCTCCTCGACAACCGCCTCGGCAAGAGTCGCTTCGACGGCGGCTACGTCCACAAcggcctcctccgcgccgccggctgGGTGCTCGACAGGGAGTGCGACCTGCTCCGGGACCTCCTCGACCAATACCCCGCCTACACGCTCACCTTCACGGGCCACTCCCTCGGCGCCGGTGTCGCCGCCATGCTCGCCATGTTCGTCGTGCTCAACCTCGACAAGCTCGGCAAGGTCGAGAGGGGCCGCACCAGGTGCTACGCCATGGCCCCCGCCCGCTGTATGTCGCTCAACCTCGCCGTTAGATATGCCGATGTCATCAACTCCGTCGTGCTGCAGGTGACTCACTGA